Proteins encoded together in one Geothermobacter hydrogeniphilus window:
- a CDS encoding sensor histidine kinase, with protein MKMTIGRKLFLYTSSLLVVVLLATFLLLERNQSRQWEEYLQEQSFSFARFATPEVLKLFRGQFQDGDRQTIEHIGEFLSFNQDLIRFSLYAPGGRILFQSQRFPAFRDLDIPDDWQALSPERLQQGELSSMTRRLPDGRRVLDLLVPAHGPTGARMLTARYLVSYDRVDRRLVEARQRFALIAICALGVSLLLAAVAARRFTRPLKILTEGVRAIGEGDLQTRIPMERNDEIGALAAAFNQMVAGLAASRSALTETNRQLRRANDELRDMQEQLLRSERLAAIGQLAAGVSHEIDNPVGIILGYAELLCEDLPADDPRREDVLAIIEECRRCRRITGGLLGLARTAPDEVLPVDLAALVSSVLESLQPQKLFRRVDLELQAAPQLPAISGDPDRLRQVFVNLLLNAAQAMGGCGRVVVTLGIEEESLVARVHDNGPGVPPGMEESIFQPFVTTKGCEEGTGLGLSLCRKLIEDQGGRLELAAADAGACFKLIFPLYGRDRQSSSGDRPGEEKNFDKASADSLG; from the coding sequence ATGAAAATGACAATCGGCCGAAAGCTGTTTCTCTACACCAGCTCGTTGCTGGTCGTGGTGCTGCTGGCCACCTTCCTGCTGCTGGAGCGCAACCAGTCGCGCCAATGGGAAGAATACCTGCAGGAACAGAGCTTTTCATTTGCCCGGTTCGCCACTCCCGAGGTTCTCAAGCTGTTTCGCGGCCAGTTTCAGGATGGTGACCGGCAGACAATTGAGCATATCGGCGAATTCCTTTCTTTCAACCAGGACCTGATCCGGTTCAGTCTCTACGCGCCCGGGGGGCGTATTCTCTTCCAGTCGCAGAGGTTTCCGGCGTTTAGGGATCTTGATATCCCGGATGACTGGCAGGCTCTCTCTCCTGAACGGCTGCAGCAGGGAGAACTCAGCAGCATGACCCGACGATTACCCGACGGCCGACGGGTTCTGGATTTGCTGGTTCCGGCCCATGGCCCGACCGGGGCGCGGATGCTGACCGCGCGCTACCTGGTCAGTTATGATCGGGTCGATCGTCGCCTGGTCGAAGCCCGCCAGCGGTTCGCGCTGATCGCCATCTGCGCGCTGGGAGTCTCTCTGCTGTTGGCGGCGGTCGCGGCGAGACGTTTCACCCGGCCGCTCAAGATTCTGACCGAAGGGGTCAGGGCGATCGGCGAAGGAGACCTGCAGACCCGGATTCCGATGGAGCGAAATGATGAGATCGGGGCCCTGGCGGCAGCGTTCAACCAGATGGTGGCCGGCCTCGCCGCCAGTCGCAGCGCCCTCACCGAGACCAATCGTCAGTTGCGTCGAGCCAACGATGAATTACGCGACATGCAGGAACAGTTGCTGCGTTCTGAACGCCTGGCAGCCATCGGCCAGCTCGCGGCGGGTGTTTCGCACGAGATCGACAACCCGGTCGGCATTATTCTCGGCTATGCGGAGCTGCTGTGCGAGGATCTTCCGGCGGACGACCCTCGTCGCGAAGATGTCCTGGCGATCATCGAGGAGTGCCGCCGCTGCCGTCGCATTACCGGCGGTCTGCTCGGTCTGGCCCGGACGGCACCGGATGAGGTTTTGCCGGTTGATCTGGCGGCCCTGGTTTCTTCAGTGCTGGAATCGCTGCAGCCACAGAAACTCTTCCGCCGGGTTGATCTGGAACTCCAGGCGGCTCCGCAACTGCCCGCTATCTCGGGAGATCCGGACCGGTTGCGGCAGGTCTTTGTCAACCTGCTGCTCAATGCCGCCCAGGCGATGGGGGGCTGCGGTCGGGTCGTAGTTACGCTGGGAATCGAAGAGGAAAGCCTCGTCGCTCGTGTTCACGACAATGGCCCCGGAGTGCCGCCCGGGATGGAAGAGAGTATTTTTCAGCCGTTTGTTACCACCAAGGGGTGCGAAGAGGGGACCGGGCTCGGGCTCTCTCTCTGTCGCAAGCTGATCGAAGATCAGGGGGGACGACTTGAACTGGCGGCGGCGGATGCGGGAGCCTGTTTCAAGCTGATTTTTCCGTTATATGGCCGGGACCGGCAATCGTCATCCGGAGACCGCCCCGGTGAGGAAAAAAACTTTGACAAGGCTTCGGCCGATTCTTTAGGATGA
- a CDS encoding cbb3-type cytochrome c oxidase subunit I: protein MEKPNYNTDIVRSFINWGIIWGLVAILVGVIVSLQMVEPALNFPPYLTFGRLRPLHTNAGIYGWAVGTTFALFLYMVQRLCKTRLWSDKLARFQLWFFNATIITAAITLLLGYTTSKEYHELEWPVDIMVVILWVAFAINIIMTIIKRREEQMYISLWYMMASIVGVAILYIVDGAEVPVSLFKSYSAYAGTNDANVHWWFGHNAVAMVLTAPPLAMFYYVLPKSTGVPIYSHRMSIIAFWSLIFMYLWTGAHHLLWTPVPDWIQTLAMAFSVMLIAPSWGSVFNGYLSMRGQWHQMRENYLVKFLIIGITFYGLQTLQGPMQAIRSFSAFIHYTDWVPAHIHMGTMGWVSMIAFASIYYLVPRVYGRELYSVPLANLHFWLILIGQLIWTISLWIAGVLQAGMWTATNSDGSLAYSFMETMVEMYPYWWARVFGGIIFLIGVLVFIYNLVMTTRRGEISPASERAAVEGRA from the coding sequence ATGGAAAAACCGAACTACAATACCGACATTGTCAGGAGCTTTATCAACTGGGGCATTATCTGGGGTCTGGTGGCCATCCTGGTCGGGGTCATTGTATCACTGCAGATGGTCGAACCGGCTCTGAACTTCCCCCCCTACCTGACTTTCGGTCGCCTGAGGCCGCTGCATACCAATGCCGGAATTTACGGCTGGGCGGTCGGAACCACATTCGCCCTGTTCCTCTACATGGTCCAGCGACTTTGCAAAACCCGACTCTGGAGTGACAAGCTGGCACGTTTTCAGCTGTGGTTTTTCAACGCCACCATCATCACCGCCGCCATTACCCTGCTGCTCGGGTACACAACGTCCAAGGAGTACCACGAACTCGAATGGCCGGTCGATATCATGGTTGTTATCCTCTGGGTGGCGTTCGCCATCAACATCATCATGACCATCATCAAGCGTCGAGAAGAACAGATGTACATTTCGCTCTGGTACATGATGGCCTCGATCGTCGGGGTGGCCATTCTTTATATCGTTGATGGCGCTGAGGTCCCGGTCTCACTGTTCAAATCCTATTCGGCCTATGCCGGCACCAACGACGCCAACGTCCACTGGTGGTTCGGCCACAACGCGGTCGCCATGGTGCTGACGGCGCCGCCACTGGCCATGTTCTACTATGTCCTGCCGAAAAGTACCGGTGTCCCCATCTACAGCCATCGAATGTCGATCATCGCCTTCTGGAGCCTGATCTTCATGTACCTCTGGACCGGCGCCCATCACCTGCTCTGGACACCCGTCCCCGACTGGATTCAAACCCTGGCGATGGCCTTTTCGGTGATGCTGATAGCTCCTTCCTGGGGCAGCGTCTTCAACGGTTACCTGTCCATGCGGGGCCAATGGCACCAGATGCGGGAGAACTACCTGGTCAAGTTCCTGATTATCGGCATCACCTTCTACGGGCTGCAGACCCTGCAGGGTCCGATGCAGGCGATCCGTTCCTTCTCCGCGTTCATCCACTACACCGACTGGGTGCCGGCCCACATCCACATGGGAACCATGGGCTGGGTATCGATGATCGCCTTTGCCAGCATCTACTACCTGGTGCCACGTGTTTACGGCCGTGAACTCTACAGCGTCCCGCTGGCCAACCTGCATTTCTGGCTGATCCTGATCGGCCAGCTGATCTGGACCATCAGCCTGTGGATTGCCGGGGTGCTGCAGGCCGGCATGTGGACGGCAACCAACAGCGACGGCAGCCTGGCTTACTCCTTCATGGAAACCATGGTCGAGATGTACCCCTACTGGTGGGCACGGGTATTCGGCGGCATCATTTTCCTGATCGGCGTGCTCGTCTTCATCTACAACCTGGTGATGACAACCCGCAGGGGGGAAATATCTCCCGCTTCGGAAAGAGCAGCCGTGGAAGGGAGGGCCTGA